A single genomic interval of Lewinellaceae bacterium harbors:
- a CDS encoding type II toxin-antitoxin system HipA family toxin — protein MKNVKRLIVAIDLSGEEIEVGELVHDGRKIYFKYYPDFIDTGIKISPIKLPLSTEILVPDTSVFDGLFGVFSDSLPDGWGRLLLDRALLKRGVSLSGVTPLDRLSFVGRTGMGALRYKPPADFDYDPLGLFELDTIAAETQKVLAGSSTDIIDTLFTLGGSSGGARPKIFVGYHPSTDHLIGGVENLPSGYEHWIIKFPTSSDPIDIAQIEYAYHKMALDAGLRMNTCKLFKGSSGKHYFGTKRFDRDNGRRIHMHSASGLMHDNFRLSDMDYGHLMDCAFRLERHIEAYEKVLRLAAFNVYAHNRDDHSKNVSFLMNAKGEWSLAPAYDLTFSFSSHGFHSTTIAGEGKYPGRKQLLELADIFNVKNPNRIIDQVQNVVVNWKRYAKENGVGKASTQLISETLSRLSD, from the coding sequence ATGAAAAATGTAAAGAGGTTGATCGTTGCTATTGACTTAAGTGGGGAGGAAATTGAAGTCGGAGAATTGGTGCATGACGGCCGGAAAATATATTTTAAATATTACCCTGATTTCATCGATACTGGGATAAAGATTTCCCCCATTAAGCTACCTTTATCGACAGAAATCCTGGTCCCGGACACTTCTGTTTTTGACGGTTTGTTTGGCGTGTTTAGCGATTCCTTGCCAGATGGATGGGGGCGGCTTCTATTGGACCGGGCATTATTGAAAAGAGGTGTTTCATTGAGTGGGGTTACCCCTCTTGATCGTTTGTCTTTTGTAGGGCGCACGGGGATGGGCGCATTACGCTATAAGCCGCCGGCTGATTTTGACTATGATCCTTTAGGATTATTTGAACTGGATACCATTGCCGCAGAAACTCAAAAAGTATTAGCAGGATCCAGTACGGACATCATCGACACCTTATTTACCTTGGGGGGCTCTTCCGGGGGAGCACGGCCAAAGATTTTCGTAGGCTATCATCCATCTACCGATCACCTGATTGGTGGGGTAGAAAATTTACCTTCCGGATATGAACATTGGATCATAAAATTCCCAACTTCGTCCGATCCTATAGATATCGCTCAAATTGAATACGCCTATCACAAAATGGCATTGGACGCCGGCCTCAGGATGAATACCTGTAAGCTCTTTAAAGGCTCTTCTGGCAAACACTATTTTGGCACTAAGCGCTTTGACCGCGATAATGGCAGGCGGATACATATGCATTCTGCCAGTGGGCTAATGCATGACAATTTCCGGTTGAGTGATATGGATTATGGCCACTTGATGGATTGTGCCTTTCGTCTAGAAAGGCATATTGAAGCTTATGAAAAAGTATTAAGGCTTGCCGCCTTTAATGTTTATGCTCACAATAGGGACGACCACAGCAAGAATGTCTCCTTCTTGATGAATGCTAAAGGGGAGTGGTCTTTAGCTCCTGCTTATGACCTGACTTTTTCCTTTTCCTCACATGGATTTCACAGCACAACAATTGCCGGAGAAGGAAAATACCCCGGAAGAAAGCAATTGTTGGAGTTGGCTGACATTTTTAATGTGAAAAATCCAAACAGGATAATTGATCAAGTGCAAAATGTCGTTGTCAATTGGAAGCGCTATGCAAAGGAAAACGGTGTCGGGAAAGCTTCTACACAATTAATCAGCGAAACGTTAAGTCGATTAAGCGATTGA
- a CDS encoding helix-turn-helix transcriptional regulator: MNSYSLKKLPTDLLQETALKHRQLRRQLKLSQAQLAERSGVSLGSIKRFEQTGKVSFEALLKLAHILGRLSDFEDLFSPKHDLEEIEKLFSDKTRRQ, from the coding sequence ATGAATTCATACAGTTTAAAAAAGTTACCAACCGATCTTTTACAAGAAACCGCATTAAAACACCGACAATTGCGAAGACAACTCAAGCTATCTCAAGCCCAATTGGCAGAGCGGTCGGGGGTCTCTCTGGGCAGTATTAAGCGATTCGAGCAAACGGGAAAAGTTTCTTTCGAGGCATTATTGAAATTGGCCCATATATTGGGCCGTTTATCTGATTTTGAAGACCTTTTTAGCCCAAAACATGATTTAGAGGAAATCGAAAAGTTATTTAGTGATAAAACGCGGCGCCAATGA
- a CDS encoding AAA family ATPase: MEHLIGRQKEIEKLKRYADSRKSEFIAIYGRRRVGKTYLIREVFEEQFAFQITGLANATMSDQLSQFHAALLQYSTKDAGIEPAKNWMMAFRQLIKLLEQKETKGKKVVFLDELPWLDTHKSKFLTGLEHFWNSWASARRDVLLIVCGSAASWMIKNLLNNRGGLHNRTTGRIKLEPFNFAETEAFFKYKKAVFDRYQIVMLYMVFGGIPYYLDNIDPGLSAPQNINALCFERNALFRSEYDNLYASLFNRSERHTAVVETLAQKKKGLTRGEISKITELSNGGGLTRILNELEESTFIRHYRSFGNKEKNTIYQLIDPYSLFYLNFIKKSSPDDELFWVNAIDTSIYKAWSGYAFEMACLHHIPQIKMALGISGVQTSVSSWYDEKVQVDLVIDRKDQVVNLCEMKFSIHPFSITKKYADNLRNKIGTFREITKTRKAIFLTLITSHGIVQNKYAYLAQNSLSMDDLFVV; this comes from the coding sequence ATGGAACATCTCATTGGAAGGCAAAAGGAGATAGAAAAGCTAAAACGGTATGCAGATTCAAGAAAGTCGGAATTCATAGCGATCTATGGAAGGAGAAGAGTAGGAAAGACTTATCTGATAAGAGAGGTCTTCGAGGAACAATTTGCTTTTCAAATCACCGGGTTGGCCAATGCAACCATGAGCGATCAATTGAGCCAGTTTCATGCTGCGTTGCTGCAATACAGTACGAAAGATGCCGGGATAGAGCCTGCCAAAAACTGGATGATGGCCTTTCGGCAATTGATAAAACTTTTAGAACAAAAAGAAACAAAAGGAAAGAAGGTCGTTTTCCTGGATGAATTGCCCTGGCTGGATACCCACAAATCAAAATTCCTGACCGGGTTAGAGCATTTTTGGAACAGCTGGGCAAGTGCCCGCAGAGATGTTTTGCTCATCGTTTGCGGGTCGGCTGCATCCTGGATGATAAAAAACCTTTTGAATAACCGGGGAGGGCTTCATAATAGGACGACGGGTAGAATTAAACTGGAACCTTTTAATTTTGCCGAAACAGAAGCGTTTTTTAAATATAAAAAAGCAGTTTTTGACCGGTATCAGATCGTGATGCTTTATATGGTTTTTGGTGGAATTCCTTATTATTTGGATAACATCGACCCCGGTCTAAGCGCCCCCCAGAATATCAATGCTTTGTGCTTTGAAAGAAATGCACTCTTCCGCAGTGAATACGATAACCTATACGCTTCCCTGTTCAATCGTTCAGAACGGCATACTGCCGTCGTAGAAACATTGGCGCAAAAGAAAAAGGGATTGACCAGAGGGGAAATCAGTAAAATTACTGAGTTGTCAAACGGGGGTGGGTTGACCCGGATTTTAAATGAACTGGAGGAGAGCACCTTTATACGGCATTACCGTTCATTTGGGAATAAAGAAAAAAACACCATTTACCAGTTGATCGACCCTTACTCTCTTTTCTACTTGAATTTTATCAAAAAATCAAGCCCTGATGATGAGCTTTTCTGGGTAAACGCCATCGACACCTCTATTTATAAGGCTTGGAGCGGTTACGCCTTCGAAATGGCATGCCTGCATCACATCCCTCAGATCAAAATGGCATTGGGCATCAGCGGGGTCCAAACTTCGGTGTCTTCCTGGTATGATGAAAAGGTGCAGGTCGACTTGGTGATTGACCGAAAAGACCAGGTGGTGAACCTTTGTGAAATGAAATTTTCCATTCACCCTTTTTCCATTACTAAAAAATATGCGGACAATCTTAGAAATAAGATCGGCACTTTTCGGGAAATAACAAAAACAAGGAAAGCGATATTCCTGACCTTAATAACTTCCCACGGTATTGTCCAAAATAAATATGCCTACCTCGCACAGAATAGTCTTTCGATGGATGATCTTTTTGTTGTATAG
- a CDS encoding TIR domain-containing protein, translating to MPIEDQDRIFLCHASEDKKQVLEIYHKLMSAGFNPWLDKMDLLPGQKWDGEIRRALKHSRFIIIFFSKFSVSKRGYVQREFKLALDALEEIPEDQIFVIPVRLEDCRIPEAFRHIHYVDLFEQGGFELVVKVIEAELGPRNQFTDPRDGQTYKTVELMGKTWMAENLNFDVGEGCWFYDDDPKNGEKYGRLYTWEAAKKACPPGWRLPTDGEWKEMLTSVGGYFDSAERKNIGDPKKAYEFLIGNGNSGFNALPGGGRGSDGEYLYLGRGGSYWSATGSGADDAWIYFFDGVSRQVYRGYNSRSVGFSCRCLKD from the coding sequence ATGCCCATCGAAGACCAGGACCGGATTTTCCTGTGCCACGCCAGTGAAGACAAAAAACAGGTGCTCGAAATCTATCATAAGCTAATGTCCGCCGGGTTCAACCCGTGGCTGGATAAGATGGACCTGCTGCCGGGGCAAAAGTGGGATGGGGAGATAAGACGGGCCTTGAAGCACTCCCGCTTCATCATTATCTTCTTCTCCAAATTTTCCGTATCGAAGCGCGGCTACGTGCAGCGGGAATTCAAACTCGCCCTGGATGCCCTCGAAGAAATTCCGGAGGATCAGATTTTCGTCATTCCTGTCCGGTTGGAAGATTGCCGGATTCCGGAGGCCTTCCGGCATATTCACTATGTCGACCTGTTTGAGCAGGGAGGTTTTGAGCTGGTGGTAAAGGTCATTGAGGCGGAACTGGGTCCTCGAAATCAGTTTACTGATCCACGCGATGGGCAAACTTATAAAACGGTCGAATTGATGGGCAAAACCTGGATGGCGGAAAACCTGAATTTCGATGTGGGAGAGGGCTGTTGGTTTTACGATGATGATCCAAAAAATGGGGAGAAATATGGGCGGCTGTATACCTGGGAGGCGGCGAAGAAGGCCTGCCCGCCTGGCTGGCGGCTGCCAACGGATGGCGAGTGGAAAGAAATGCTAACCAGTGTGGGTGGGTATTTTGACTCGGCTGAAAGGAAGAATATCGGCGATCCCAAAAAGGCTTATGAATTCTTGATTGGAAATGGGAATAGTGGTTTCAATGCCCTACCGGGCGGCGGCCGCGGCAGCGATGGCGAGTACCTCTACCTGGGCCGGGGCGGCAGCTACTGGTCCGCTACCGGGAGCGGGGCCGACGACGCCTGGATCTACTTCTTCGACGGCGTCAGTCGGCAAGTCTACCGCGGCTACAATTCCCGGTCGGTTGGGTTCTCGTGCCGTTGCCTCAAGGACTGA
- a CDS encoding zinc carboxypeptidase, whose protein sequence is MLRILLSLAASFCLIPPLFGQLKPPGEFLPHEYGQQFTPHYLLVDYVEHVAENSAQAQLRQYGSTPEGRPLLLAFISTPENLAQLEDIRRNNLQHAGLMDGEPDGSLDKAIVWLSFGVHGNEAGASEASLSVLYELARPGNEEARAWLANTIVILDPCINPDGFSRYTEWYRRYATLKPAPDPGTYEHEEPWPGGRVNHYLFDLNRDWAWQTQTETQNRVRVYQEWMPHIHVDFHEQYPDDHYYFAPAAPPFHQYITGWQSEFQYDIGRNHARYFDQEGWLYFTREVFDLLYPSYGDTYPTFNGAIGMTHEQAGHGIAGRAYEMENGDTLTLLDRIQHHTATALSTVEVASENAGRLVENFNDYFTQGSNGPIGKYKTFIIRGDNPQGRLGAFREILDKNGIRYGEAGAAGSLRAYNYQSGQEETILVQPEDLLISTYQPMSVLAQVLLEPEPELEDTLTYDITAWALPYAYGLKAYASRERMEPASPVKAVPYANTLENIRQPYAYLSEWSSMADARFLAALLQNGIKARFATGPFTVDGRQYEAGTLVFTLADNRKMGAIRFDELMASTAREFEQPVYPITTGFSDYGFDLGSSSFKFIEPPRVAVVTGEETSAGSYGEIWYFFEQALRYPLYPIAMSQLSDVPYSDYNVLVLPEGEYEIDEAGIASLAAWIERGGRLIAIGAALSALEGQEGFNLAAAEEEEPDTGAIGADRRLEPYASQPRRELSQSIPGAIFHLQLDHTHPLAYGLDTYHSLKTSSKSYPLLKEGWNVGYIGETPEVAGFAGWEALEKTKNSVVFAVEDKGKGAAVYMVDNPLFRGFWENGKFLFSNALFFAGQ, encoded by the coding sequence ATGCTTCGTATACTCCTCAGCCTGGCGGCAAGTTTTTGCCTGATCCCCCCTCTCTTTGGCCAGTTAAAGCCCCCCGGCGAGTTCCTGCCGCACGAGTACGGCCAACAATTTACCCCTCATTATTTATTGGTCGACTACGTCGAACACGTAGCCGAAAACAGCGCTCAGGCGCAACTCCGGCAATACGGCAGCACCCCTGAAGGCCGCCCCCTGCTGCTGGCCTTCATTTCCACTCCCGAAAACCTGGCGCAGTTGGAAGACATTCGCCGGAACAACCTGCAGCATGCCGGCCTGATGGACGGCGAGCCCGACGGCAGCCTCGACAAGGCCATCGTCTGGTTGAGCTTCGGCGTGCACGGCAATGAGGCCGGCGCTTCGGAAGCCTCCTTGTCTGTCCTTTACGAACTGGCCCGGCCCGGCAACGAGGAGGCCCGTGCCTGGCTGGCCAACACCATCGTTATCCTGGACCCCTGCATCAATCCGGATGGCTTCTCCCGCTACACCGAATGGTACCGGCGATACGCCACCCTAAAACCGGCGCCCGATCCCGGCACTTATGAGCACGAAGAACCCTGGCCCGGCGGGCGCGTCAACCACTACCTTTTTGACCTCAACCGCGACTGGGCCTGGCAAACGCAGACGGAGACCCAAAACCGCGTCAGAGTGTATCAGGAGTGGATGCCCCACATCCACGTAGATTTCCACGAGCAATATCCCGACGACCATTATTATTTCGCGCCGGCAGCCCCTCCCTTCCACCAGTACATCACCGGCTGGCAATCGGAGTTCCAGTACGATATTGGAAGAAACCACGCCCGTTACTTCGACCAGGAAGGCTGGTTGTACTTCACCCGAGAGGTCTTCGACCTCTTGTACCCCAGTTACGGAGACACCTACCCCACCTTCAACGGCGCCATTGGCATGACGCACGAACAGGCCGGCCACGGCATTGCCGGCCGCGCCTACGAGATGGAGAACGGAGACACCTTAACCTTGCTGGACCGCATACAGCATCACACCGCCACTGCCCTTTCGACGGTGGAAGTGGCTTCAGAAAATGCCGGCCGGCTGGTTGAGAATTTTAACGACTATTTTACTCAGGGTAGCAACGGGCCCATCGGCAAATACAAAACCTTTATTATCCGTGGAGACAACCCGCAGGGGCGCCTCGGCGCTTTCCGGGAAATACTGGACAAGAACGGCATTCGCTACGGCGAGGCGGGCGCCGCCGGCAGCCTCCGGGCCTATAATTATCAATCGGGCCAGGAAGAAACCATTTTGGTGCAACCCGAAGACCTGCTGATCAGCACCTACCAGCCGATGTCCGTCCTGGCGCAAGTACTGCTGGAGCCGGAACCGGAACTGGAAGACACGCTGACCTACGATATCACCGCCTGGGCGCTGCCCTACGCTTACGGCCTGAAAGCGTATGCCAGCCGCGAGCGGATGGAGCCGGCTTCGCCTGTAAAAGCTGTGCCGTATGCCAATACCCTGGAAAACATCCGGCAGCCGTATGCGTACCTGTCTGAATGGTCGTCGATGGCGGACGCTCGTTTTCTGGCGGCGCTGTTGCAAAACGGCATCAAGGCACGGTTTGCTACTGGCCCGTTTACCGTAGATGGGCGGCAGTATGAGGCCGGAACCCTCGTTTTCACCCTTGCCGACAACCGCAAAATGGGGGCCATCCGCTTTGATGAGCTGATGGCCAGTACTGCCCGGGAATTTGAACAACCGGTTTACCCCATAACCACCGGTTTTTCCGATTATGGATTCGACCTGGGTTCCAGCAGCTTCAAATTCATAGAACCGCCCCGGGTGGCGGTGGTCACCGGAGAAGAAACCAGCGCCGGCAGCTACGGCGAAATCTGGTATTTTTTTGAACAGGCCCTTCGTTATCCGCTCTATCCCATTGCCATGAGCCAGCTTTCTGATGTACCCTATTCGGATTACAACGTCCTCGTCCTGCCGGAGGGCGAATACGAGATCGACGAAGCAGGTATAGCATCTCTGGCGGCGTGGATCGAAAGGGGCGGCCGGCTGATCGCCATCGGCGCCGCCCTGTCCGCCCTGGAAGGCCAGGAAGGCTTCAACCTGGCTGCCGCCGAAGAGGAAGAACCCGACACCGGAGCCATTGGCGCGGACCGCCGGCTGGAACCCTACGCCAGCCAGCCGCGGCGTGAACTCAGCCAAAGTATCCCCGGAGCGATTTTCCACCTCCAGCTCGACCACACTCACCCCCTGGCCTACGGCCTGGATACGTACCATTCCCTGAAAACCAGCAGCAAATCCTATCCATTGCTGAAGGAAGGCTGGAATGTCGGCTACATCGGCGAAACGCCGGAAGTGGCCGGCTTTGCCGGCTGGGAGGCGCTGGAGAAGACCAAAAATTCAGTGGTTTTTGCCGTAGAGGACAAAGGCAAAGGCGCCGCCGTTTATATGGTGGACAACCCGCTCTTCCGGGGATTCTGGGAAAACGGAAAGTTCCTGTTCAGCAATGCGCTGTTTTTTGCGGGGCAGTGA
- a CDS encoding proprotein convertase P-domain-containing protein: protein MKRLFIGIIGSLFCLAAASAQYPDNGIAPTRTPLSQVEKIALEPVDNEALLREELQSRAPGRAPHFALPIEVDLTPRTHGLWEQLPDGTEVWRLRISSPGAHSLNFGFLEYYMPPGGRLLIYDPGQTRILGPFTPADNESHQQLWTPILAGEEAILEVQLPAGQRKALRLRLATVNHDFLGFLEVLSGACNLDVACGAGDNWAIVEPYREVIQSVAVYGLGGDTFCTGFLVNNTRNDCTPYFMTANHCEVGSSNAPSVVVYWNYQNSTCRQPGSADNGNPGDGQLNNFNSGAIFRAGYAPTDFTLLELDDPLADASQAYFAGWSRDATPPQDTLACVHHADGGEKRISFSFSGAYAGAWGSGGANVPGGNHLIVPHWDVGSTESGSSGGPLFDRQCKVVGQLRGGSASCNNSQYDAFGWFRYSWTGGGTPGTRLKDWLDPDNTNLLFLDGRWLSNCNASISLSNSSQEACIPGSAQYSVEVEEGFLGPVTLSASGLPAGISATFSPNPASPGSAASLTLNIYSSSVPAGNYSFTVRAQNAYNSVEAQATLILTDQRPPALALLAPAAGAEGQALAPAFQWTGHPLAVSYDLQVAADSTFSDIAGSVSGLATPYFQGIVLEPASTYYFRARGRNTCGAGPWSETGVFSTSLILCQNTHYEGPPRVISPQGSSFAVSTIKVTGAGAVAGVILRNIDIAHTYVGDLSAYLQSPSGTVVELFHRPGIPGSFYGCSGANLLLGFSDGAYLSQEELESTCNTHPAISGLFQPINALSSLIGEPADGDWRLTVIDHFDQDGGQINGWELELCTTPPHVARLFPLGNQYLACTGAPYSMNFYVGSGYPGPVNLHLISAPAGAVSSFSSNPAPPGSFVTLRIDSIAQTGNYPLIITGASGPDFHFIQCQLEVEALPTAPTLLLPEDESPVFDDYPTFSWTSVAEADTFLLQIATDPDFQSIVRSARVVTPYYTLESPLSGDIYYWRVSSLNSCGMAESPKAFRFSLPGAVGSQEAGPGQEWLLFPNPTDGLLHLQWTGKAAAERTTVEVFGIEGKRVLGQEFVGNLELSLHGLPAGVYVVVLRNRQGVVVRRVVVR, encoded by the coding sequence ATGAAACGCCTATTCATCGGCATAATTGGATCATTGTTCTGCCTGGCGGCGGCCAGCGCTCAATACCCGGATAATGGTATTGCGCCAACCCGTACCCCGTTGTCCCAGGTTGAAAAGATCGCGCTGGAGCCGGTGGACAACGAAGCCCTGCTTCGGGAGGAGCTTCAAAGCCGCGCCCCGGGGCGGGCGCCCCATTTCGCCTTGCCGATTGAGGTAGACCTTACACCCCGAACCCATGGCCTCTGGGAACAACTGCCGGACGGAACCGAAGTATGGCGCTTGCGGATCAGTTCTCCCGGCGCTCACTCCCTCAATTTCGGCTTTCTGGAATATTATATGCCCCCCGGCGGGCGCCTTCTGATTTACGATCCCGGCCAAACCCGGATTCTGGGGCCGTTCACGCCTGCCGATAACGAAAGCCACCAACAACTTTGGACCCCGATCCTGGCCGGAGAGGAGGCCATCCTGGAAGTGCAATTGCCGGCGGGGCAACGCAAGGCCCTGCGCCTGCGCCTGGCCACCGTCAACCACGATTTTTTAGGGTTTCTCGAAGTGCTTTCCGGCGCCTGCAACCTCGATGTCGCCTGCGGCGCCGGGGACAACTGGGCCATCGTCGAACCTTACCGGGAGGTGATACAGTCGGTAGCCGTTTACGGCCTGGGGGGAGACACTTTCTGCACCGGCTTTCTGGTCAACAATACCCGCAACGACTGTACGCCGTACTTTATGACCGCCAACCACTGTGAGGTCGGCTCTTCCAACGCGCCATCCGTTGTAGTTTACTGGAACTACCAAAACAGCACCTGCCGGCAGCCCGGGTCCGCGGACAACGGCAACCCGGGAGACGGCCAGCTGAACAACTTCAATTCGGGCGCCATTTTCCGGGCCGGCTATGCGCCCACCGATTTCACGCTGCTCGAACTGGACGACCCGCTGGCCGATGCCTCCCAGGCCTATTTCGCAGGCTGGTCCCGCGACGCCACTCCACCGCAGGATACCCTGGCCTGCGTCCACCACGCAGATGGAGGCGAGAAACGCATCAGTTTTTCTTTTTCCGGCGCCTATGCCGGGGCCTGGGGCAGCGGCGGCGCCAACGTTCCCGGAGGCAACCATCTGATCGTGCCGCACTGGGATGTAGGCTCTACCGAATCGGGCTCTTCCGGCGGGCCGCTTTTCGACCGGCAGTGCAAGGTCGTGGGGCAATTGCGGGGCGGCTCCGCCAGTTGCAACAACAGCCAGTACGACGCTTTCGGTTGGTTCCGCTATTCCTGGACGGGAGGGGGCACGCCCGGCACCCGCCTCAAGGACTGGCTGGACCCGGACAACACCAACCTGCTCTTCCTCGACGGCCGGTGGCTCTCCAATTGCAACGCTTCCATTTCCCTGTCCAACAGCAGCCAGGAAGCTTGCATTCCCGGCTCCGCTCAATATTCCGTAGAAGTAGAGGAAGGCTTCCTGGGGCCGGTCACCCTCAGCGCCAGCGGCCTGCCCGCCGGCATCAGCGCGACCTTCAGCCCCAACCCTGCCAGCCCGGGTTCGGCGGCCAGCCTCACCCTTAACATCTACAGTTCCTCAGTGCCTGCCGGAAATTATTCCTTTACCGTACGGGCCCAGAATGCCTACAACTCCGTTGAAGCACAGGCCACCCTGATCCTGACCGATCAGCGCCCGCCCGCCCTCGCGCTTTTAGCGCCGGCGGCCGGCGCCGAAGGGCAGGCCCTCGCGCCGGCATTTCAATGGACGGGCCATCCGCTGGCCGTTTCTTACGACCTGCAGGTGGCCGCCGACAGCACTTTTTCCGATATAGCCGGTTCTGTTTCCGGCCTGGCCACCCCTTATTTTCAAGGCATCGTGCTGGAACCGGCATCGACCTATTACTTCCGGGCAAGGGGCCGCAACACCTGCGGCGCCGGGCCCTGGTCGGAAACCGGTGTTTTTAGCACCTCTCTCATACTTTGCCAGAACACTCATTATGAAGGCCCTCCCCGGGTAATCTCTCCCCAGGGCAGCTCTTTTGCCGTTTCCACCATCAAAGTAACCGGCGCGGGCGCTGTGGCGGGGGTAATCCTGCGCAACATCGATATTGCGCACACTTATGTAGGCGACCTGTCGGCCTATCTACAGTCTCCATCCGGCACCGTCGTCGAGCTTTTCCACCGGCCGGGCATTCCCGGTTCCTTTTACGGCTGCTCCGGGGCCAACCTGCTGCTGGGCTTCTCGGACGGTGCCTATCTGTCTCAGGAAGAACTGGAGTCTACCTGCAACACCCATCCGGCCATATCCGGTCTATTCCAGCCCATCAACGCTCTGTCATCCCTGATCGGAGAACCGGCGGACGGAGACTGGAGGCTCACGGTGATCGACCACTTCGACCAGGACGGGGGGCAGATCAACGGCTGGGAACTCGAACTCTGCACCACTCCGCCCCACGTTGCCCGGCTATTCCCCCTCGGCAATCAATACCTCGCCTGCACAGGCGCTCCCTACTCCATGAATTTTTATGTGGGCAGCGGTTATCCGGGGCCGGTGAACCTGCACCTGATCAGCGCCCCTGCCGGCGCTGTTTCAAGCTTCAGCTCCAACCCGGCGCCCCCCGGCTCCTTTGTAACCCTAAGGATCGACAGCATAGCCCAAACCGGAAATTATCCGCTCATCATCACCGGCGCCTCCGGGCCTGATTTTCATTTCATCCAGTGCCAGCTGGAAGTGGAAGCGCTCCCAACGGCGCCTACACTCCTCCTTCCCGAGGACGAGTCGCCCGTTTTTGACGACTACCCCACCTTCAGTTGGACTTCAGTTGCCGAAGCTGACACTTTTCTGTTGCAAATCGCCACCGATCCGGATTTTCAGTCGATCGTCAGAAGCGCCAGGGTCGTTACGCCCTACTATACGCTGGAAAGCCCGCTGAGCGGCGATATTTATTACTGGCGCGTCTCGTCCCTCAATTCCTGCGGCATGGCCGAAAGCCCCAAAGCTTTTCGCTTTTCGCTGCCCGGCGCCGTCGGCAGCCAGGAGGCTGGCCCGGGGCAGGAGTGGCTGCTGTTTCCCAATCCGACAGATGGCCTGCTGCACCTGCAGTGGACGGGGAAGGCGGCGGCGGAAAGAACGACGGTGGAGGTATTTGGCATCGAGGGGAAAAGGGTGCTGGGCCAGGAGTTTGTTGGCAACCTGGAGTTGTCGTTGCACGGCTTGCCGGCGGGCGTTTATGTTGTTGTTTTGCGCAATAGGCAGGGGGTGGTGGTAAGGCGGGTGGTGGTGCGGTGA